The Triticum urartu cultivar G1812 chromosome 6, Tu2.1, whole genome shotgun sequence genome includes the window ctatcgttccggtgccataaaaatcaacaacttcgaaggcacaaatccgaaggtggtgaacggtcaaagaattaaacattatatctcaggtaatactataaatgttgaaactaatattattaaaattgtaaccccggaggaatacataagggacactttccggaatgtttcagactccgaaaagggataggtacgtggtacggtaagtaagcCGACTCCAagacagttctaatggcaatttttctccattttggaatatttagaaaaataggaaaataagaagtagaccggaaaggacacgaggcttccacgagggtggagggcgcgccctaccccccagggcgcgccccttgcctcgtgggcacctgtgtgctctccggactttgttttcttgcacgatacttcctttggtcggtaaaaattcattatataatctcccgaaggttttgacctccgtatcatgcaaatatatcatgtctttgtttcgagctgtcctgctgcagattagagcaacatgtcgtcccaggattcgaaaggagaaagctatgtggctgattagcttgcagatcctaaggcctatggggatgtggagcattgtggttggactacggaagaagaagaggactatgaacccaagggaaaggaggagacgagctcagaagaagatgaagtcccattacctcaacctggggacatgcatgtggagttcaaaaagtcaagcctcccggatagagtaaagaaacctaagatcgagtttatcccttttcgcctcttgtaggaaaacaagcaggaattatgcaaaaagatactgagcctggagcaggagatcgatgacctaagggaccaaaattatGTCCttaagcgcaaattaaggaagaagcctacgccatcaacaaaaccatcaccttcttcaccaacaaagaagaactgagcatcgggtatgggcactccccttggcaactgccaagcttgggggagtgccccgttatcgtatcaccatcgcttttatctttaccgtttttcttagttcgatccttttggtaatatcttgatctagtagaataaagttttagtatgatctagttgtgagttttgctttatgatccctctatgtaattgagtccatgagctatataataaagattagtgttgagtcaagggcttgattattttgctatgatcttgagggaattaaataaaataaaagagaaaagaataaaaataaacaaagagatcatatggatcttatggaaagtaatgagctcacatataaagagtatgatgaataaaagttgttgagagttgacaaacatagttttggtcatcgttgcaattaataggaagtaataaagaaagagaggttcacatataaatatactatcttggacatcttttatgattgtgagcactcattaaagtatgacatgctaagagttgacggttggacaaggaagacaacgtaatgggttatgttttcttacatctgagataaattatattgtcatggatcatccaaacATGTGAACTTGCGCTTTTCCCTTCTCATGCTTAgccaattctttgcaccaagtagagatactacttgtgcttccaaatatcctaaacccagttttgcccaTGAGAGTATACTCTACcttatggattgagtaagattccttcaagtaagttgtcatcggtgcaagcaataaaaaattgctctctaaatatgtatgacttattagtgtgggagaaagtaagctttatatgatcttctgatatggaagaaataaaagcgacggactgcataataaaggtccatatcacaagtggcaatataaagtgatgttctttcacattaagattttgtgcatccaactataaaagcgcatgacaacctctgcttccctctgcgaagggcctatcttttacttttatcttctaccttacataagagtcatggtgatgttcacctttcctttttacattttatcctttggcaagcacaatatgttggaaagatcctgatatatatatagctaattggatgtgagtcttcatgaactattattgttgacattacccttgaggtaaaacgttggaaggcaaaactataagcccctatctttccgtgtgtccaattaaaacttcatacccataaatattgcgtgagtgttagcaattgtgaaagactaaaagatggttgagtatgtggacttgctgaaaagctcttatattgactctttcctatgttatgataaattgcaattgcctcaatgactgagattagagtttgttggttctcaatgaagtttatgattcatacttgaaattgtgatgccctcatgtccgtattttatttttatcgacacctctatctctaaacatgtggacatatttttcgatttcggctttcgcttgaggacaagcgaggcctaagcttaggggagttgatacatccattttgcatcatgcttttatatcgatatttattgcattatgtgctgttattacacattatgtcacaatacttatgcctattctctcttattttacaaggtttacatgaagagggagaatgccggcaactgggattctgggctggaaaagaagcaaatattagagacctattctgcacagctccaaaagtcctgaaacttcacggaagttatttccagaatatatataaaatactaagcgcaagaagtaccagaggggggccacccaccagccacgagggtgggggcgcgccctacccccctgggcgtgccccctgcctcgtgggccccctggtggccctccgatgcccatcttctgctatatggagtctttcatcgaggaaaaaatcataagcaagctttcgggatgagactccgccgccacgaggcggaaccttggcggaaccaatctagggctccggcggagctgttctaccggggaaacttccctccgggaggggggaatcatcaccatcgtcatcaccaacgatcctctcatcggaagggggtcaatctccatcaacatcttcaccagcaccatctcctctcaaaccctagttcatctcttgtatccaatctttgtatccaaacctcagattgatacctgtgggttgctagtagtgttgattactccttgtagttgattctagttggtttaattggtggaagatcatatgttcagatccattatgcatattaatacccctctgattatgaacatgaatatgctttgtgagtagttacgtttgtttctgaggacatgggagaagtctcgctattagtagtcatgtgaatttggtattcgttcgatattttgatgagatgtatgttgccatccctccagtggtgtcatgtgaacgtcgactacaagacacttcaccattgtttgggactagagggaggcattgggaagtaataagtagatgatgggttgctagagtgacagaagcttaaaccctagtttatgcgttgcttcgtaaggggttgatttggatccatatggtttatgctatggttaggtttaccttaacacttctattgtagttgcggatgcttgcaatgggggttaatcataagtgggatgcttgtccaagtaaggacagcacccaagcaccggtccacccacataccaaattatcaaagtaccgaacgtgaatcatatgatcgtgatgaaaactagcttgacgataattctcatgtgtcctcgagagcgcttttctctatataagaaattgtccaggcttgtcctttgctacaaaaaggattgggccatcttgctgcactttatttacacttgttacttgttactcgttaccaattaccttatcacaaaactatctgttaccgataatttcagtgcttgcagagaataccttgctgaaaaccgcttatcatttccttctgctccttgtttggttcgacactcttacttatcgaaaggactacgatagatcccctatacttgtgggtcatcaacagTCCCTGCAGCCACGCTGCAGCATGTCGGCCGCCGGAGCCACCACCACCGCAGCCACGGCCCCCACGTCCCACCACCAGGGAGCCACGCCGTCGCGCACCGGACCGCAGGCCCGCCCCAGCCCAGATGGGGCCCGAAAGGGCCTAGCTCTGGGCCGAGCCGACGCCGGCGGCCAGCCGCCCACTGCGCCACCCCGCAGCCAACGGCCACGCCGCCGTGTCGAGGGCACCCGAGGCCCGCGGTACGCCGCCGCCGAGCCTCACCGCCGCCGGGGAGGAGGGAGCCCCGACTCTCCCTCCCGGCGCGCGGGTAAGGGAcgtccgccggcgccggcgccacCCGGACACGCTGAAGGCCGCAGCAGGCGGCAGCGAAGggggaagaggaaggaggaggacCGAGACGGGGGGGAGGGCAGGGGGCGCTCCGCCGCCTCGGGGGGCAGCAGGAGGGCCGGGGGAGGGGGGCATAGGGGGGACAGGGGGGCGCGCGCGAGGCGGCCGGCGCCGACGGGAGGGGGCGAGGGAGGCCGCCGGCGGCGGGGAGGAACCCTAGCGTAGGTCCCGGGTCGCGGGAGCCCCCGTGTCTCTGCGACTAATAAACATGGTTAGAAGGATAGTGATATCTCCAACCCACCAGAGTGTAAGTTTTAGGGGCTATTTGGTTTGAGACTAAGTTTGCTAAGGttgccacacctaaggttaggcaagtttgaccaacttgggtgggtgtttggttcaagccacaccttaggcacgCCACACTAAGGTCTCACATCACATACActcaaaaagtgtggcaagattctcTTAGACTTGCCAACTAGTGactctcattttgaagaactaacattaggcaagtgtggcaacattgtatggcaaagtgtggcatgattaggcctagaaccaaacagccccttaGACTTGATATTGGTGCTCGTGTTTTTCTAGATTTATTTCATACTTTTTGGGGATGtccgttcagtgggaggagataTTCCCGTCCACTACGACATTACCTATGTGACACTTCGTCTATCTCAAAATGATATGTCAGCTCAATCTCTTAAGATGCTCATAGGGGTAGGTGTGCTTGCGTATATTAATGAGTGCATACTCGTGTATGTGAGCGACTCTGATTGTACTATGCTAAAAACAACTCCAAACTGATTTCGACTAGAGAAATCATCAGAGGACAACAGAAATGATACTTTAGGAATTCTCAAGAAATAGTGAAATACTATAAAATAGTAGTAGCACTTCGGCTATAAATTACTAGGGAAATAGAACACTAAGCCATCGCACTAGAAAGTTTGCTCAATACATCAAACAAGCTAGTTAGCCATGGCTCAAGTTCTTCACAGCCTCCATGAGCATGCGTCTCCCCAAGTCCTTGTGCTCATCGTATGCCCTcttgtcctcctcctcctcatcgttcGGTTTGCCACATCCACGGCAACCACAAGGAGAGCAGACAAGCTGCTCGACAGACTCCCATCGCCTCCCTACAAGCTCCCTCTCATCGGCCACCTCCACCTCGTCGGCTCACTGCCCCACATTTCCCTCCGCAATCTCGCCGAGAAGCATGGCCCCGATGTCATGCTTCTACGCCTTGGCGCCGTCCCCAGCCTCGTTGTGTCGTCCGCTCGTGCAGCCATGGCAGTTCTTCGCACGCACGACCATGTGTTTGCGTCCCGGGTGCAGTCCGCCATGACTGACATCCTCTACTATGGATCAACTGATATGGGCTTCTCCCCATATGGGGATTACTGGCGCCAGATTAGAAAGATCACAGCAACACATCTTCTCAGTTCCAAGAAAGTTGGCTCCTACCGTCTCGCCCGTGAAAACGAGGTAATTGGTTTCTGAGTACTAGTTTCTGCAATATGTCACTAAGAACAAGATTTTTCTTTTAATATGGACAGAATTTTTTTTATATCACGAAAGTATTTTTTTTCAAGACAAACTAATAACGAGTTTTGAATATATTATAATCGTCAAACATAGAGAAGAAGTTTGACTCCGTGGTTGATATATTGTCGACTAGAGACTAGAGAGGCTACTACTAAGTACTAACAAACCTTGTTGTGGTTAGTGGTTACTGAGCTCCAAGTAGCGTTGACTTTGTTTTTCTGTATGAAAATTTGCAATTCATGGTATACGTTGATCCCTATTGATCATCCACTCATCCATGGCTGAATGATCGACAGGTACAAGACGCTATGGCGAGGATCCGCACGGCAGCCGCCAGGAGCACTGCAGTGGACCTTAGTAAGCTGCTTAGCTCCTTCACCACTGATATTGTTTGCCATGCTGTGTCGGGCAAGTCCTTCAGAGGCGGCGGTCGAAACGAGTTGTTCCGCGAGCTGGTAGAGACTAGCTCGAAGCTCATAGGTGGGTTCAACCTGGAGGACTACTTCCCCAAGTTGGCAAGGCTGGACGTGGTAAGGAGGATGGTGTGTGCTAGGGCGGAGAGAATAAATAAGAAATGGGATGACTTGCTTGATGAGATCATCGACGACCACGCCAAGAACACGATGTTGGACCATGAAATCAACCAGGACAGAGAGACAGATTTCATCGATGTGTTGCTATCCATTCAACAAGAGTACAACCTCACGAGAGAAAACGTCAAGGCCGTGTTGGTGGTATGCATATCATACTAAATAACAGCATATTTAGATACATATAAATTAAACATAACTAGTATACTGACATGTAAAAATGGTGATCTCTATTTTCGCAGGACATGTTCATAGGTGGGACGGACACATCATTCATAGTGTTGGATTGTGCAATGGCTGAGCTAATCCAAAATCCAGAGGTGATGACCAAGCTCCAGGCTGAGGTGAGGAGCATAGCAGAGGGGAAGGAAATGGTTACAGAAGAGGATCTAAGTGGCATGATCTACCTCAAGGGTGTTATAAAAGAGACTCTCCGGCTACACAGTCCTGTGCCGCTCTTCTTGCCCCACCTCTCTACGGCCGACTGCGACATAGAGGGATACACCATACCATctggtacccgtgtgatcatcaaTGGGTGGGCTCTATCAAGGGACCCTGCCTACTGGGAGAGCGCAGAGGAGTTCATGCCCGAGCGCTTCATGGAAAATGTTGGAAGCACAATGATTCATGACTTCAAGGGAAGCAATTTTCATTATTTGCCTTTTGGGACTGGGCGAAGGGTGTGCCCAGGTATGAACTTCGGAATGGCCACTGTTGAGATAATGTTGGCAAACCTCATGTACCACTTCAACTGGGATCTACCTGCAGGAACAGTAAAAATCAATATGACAGAGTCCTTCGGCGTCACAATGGGTCGCAAGGAAAATCTCATTCTTGTCCCAGCACTTGCTCAAAAACAAGTTTAATTGGGATCATGCTATAAAAGACTGCAGTATCCGTTGGATGGATGCTTGATTACCTACTTGTCAGATTGCAATCACTATTGTTGTATGCATAGATATTGTGCCTTTGTGGTAAGCATTCACTCGCAAAAAAAAGTTGTAAGCATTAACATATGGGTTTCAGAGTGCACTATGATATATCGAAATAATGGGTACGGTGTGGGAAAAGGCTGAGGAAAAAGTTGTTTACACGATCCCGTCACTGGCATGCAATCGTCGCTGAGATGGACCTGGAGGTGCTTGTTGTTGCACTAATAGCAATTAATCTCTCCAAGTTCCCAGCAGCGCTGAGTTGTTTTACATTATTGTGTGGCTTGCAGGGTACAGTTTTTGATTTTTGGAGTTATACGTACTTCATGTAATGAGAGCCGAAAAAGACCAAAAACATATTGCTATTTTTTACTTTTTACTTTACTCTTTTACGAAAAATATAATATGAAATAAAATTACGGGAAAATTTAGGAGTCTAAAACATTGAGGACTGGCTCAGTAGTTTCTATTTGCTATATTGTGCACATCTTAGAAGAATACTATGTAAGTTGCCTGAAATTTAAACTTGGGTAAGTAAATTTTTTAACTGTTGATTCTTTTTTCAAGATTTGTGCTGCTTTTTTCCTTTTGTCAATTTTCAGGGCTTCCGGGGCTGAAGACATTTCTATTGGGCTTGAAACCCATTACTCATTGCCTATTTTTTCTATTTGTATTAGTTTTTCTTTCGTTTATGTTTTCTTTTTCATTCGGTTTTATTTTTTTATGTTGATATTTTTGGGACGTTGGGTGTGTGTAAATATATACACACAAGTACTATACAATAGGAGTACGTGTGTAAAATTATACTAGAGTGTGAAAATTTAATATTATATGCTTATTCTTTGCATATAACAAAAGGTACAATTTCAATGCAAAGCTGTGTGCAAGTTCTTTTTCTCTTGAAGGGTAATACCAGTGCCCCTAATTCATTCATGAAAAATCTAGTATTATATATTCTTGCATAATATAGAAAAGCACATTTTTTCTGTAAATTGTGTGCAAATATTTTCATTATTTTcatttcattttctttcttcttaaagggtaataccgatgtcactaattcattctttcttagaaaattttattattttGATTTGTTTAAGTTTTCGTTTCATTTCCTTTTTTCTTGAAAATtaataccaatgccactaattcattctttcTTATTTTGTAAAACTTCTACTACTAGTGTATGCTTATTATTGCATATTATTAAAAAAACATAGTTTCTATGTAAATTTTGTGTACATTTTATCATTACttgttttatttatttatcttTGTTCTTAAAGGGAAATACCGATGCCACAAATTTATTCTTTCTTAGACAGcttcttatttttatttttccttagttttatttcattttcttcttctttaaTGGTAATGCCAATACTGTTTCATTCCTTCTTAAGAAACTCCTTTTTGGTAAAAAAAAATCCACTATAATATACTTATTTTGCATATTTAAAGaaagcataatttctttgtaaaCTGTGTGACAATTTTGTTattatttgttttattttttcaTTATCTTTCTTTCTTAAAGCGTAATACCAATGTCAGTAATTCATTCATTCttactccctctgtttctaaatataagtccttTTACAGATATCCCTGAGGACTACATAAGGATgtatatacacatattttagaatgtagattcattcattttgcttcACATGTAGTCCAtgttggaatctctaaaaagacttaaaTTTACGAACTGAGGGAGTAGAAAAATTGTCATTATTTTCCTTCTTAAAGGAtaataccaatgccactaattcGTTCTTACTTAGAAAATTTTATTAGTTGATTTTCTTTTACCTTTTATTTAATTTTTCTTCCTATAGAAaactacacacattataggcatgCCTACTCCTTTCATCATGCACATGCGAAGATTAACTGAACTGTAACTTCGTATATATATGCAGACCTCGTAACACAATTAAGTTTCATTGGATCTGTCGATCAAAACTCACACATACATGATATATCTATTAACTCCCAACACTTTTGTGTAGTTCCCAAGATCTGTTCAACAAAATATACTACCATAGTTAGCTAGCGTGTGCACTGGAGTAGTATTTCGCATGGAGACAGATTTTGGATGGGAATTTGATGTTGAAAATGATACATTCTTGAAGGTTTTTCCAGGGTTTTTTTTTAAATCCCACGTATCGAAGGACCAGGCTAAAAGTGAGAGTATGCATTTATGCATGTGTGCCGCGCTGGATAATGCATGGGGTGCCGGATCGTGCTAGTGATAAGCCATGACACCAACCTGTCGACCGGAAGCAACAACATTTTCACACAGTACAAGGCGTTCCAAATATGACTGATCCACACTTCTTGGAACCCCAATTCACGCAACATTTCACATAATAGAATTCAATAGCACCACAGTATCTGACAGCCCAGTTTTCGGATTCCCAAACAAGTCTTAAATAAATCAGCGAGATGTAGACATCAAACACCAAGTATTACAAAAAGGAAAGGACCCACCCACACACTAGAGAATATCATGATCCCAGGGGCACACGAAATAGATGGCCTTGCATTTTTTTTTAATTTACAACATCGCGTCTATGGTGTAAATAAGAACAATAAATCCGAGTTAGCCCGCTTCAGACTCGAACACTGTCGCAGAAGGAACAACGGTGATCTTCGTCCTGGCGACAAAACACACACGGTTGAAGTCAGAGGCCATCGCCAGTTCTTTTCACGCATGGCGGCGCATCGGCCTGGTTAGCATCCCCCGCCAATGGGGATTTCACTGCAGAGTTCcacattgcagcgtaacaaaatcaATCTACCTAGAAGTTCCTTCCTCTGTATTGCTGCTGCTGCATCTCCTGCAAAACAGATTAAGACACGATTAGAACGGACGATTTGCATCTCCAGCTTAACAGAGCTGGGGTGTAC containing:
- the LOC125517309 gene encoding indole-2-monooxygenase-like, which produces MAQVLHSLHEHASPQVLVLIVCPLVLLLLIVRFATSTATTRRADKLLDRLPSPPYKLPLIGHLHLVGSLPHISLRNLAEKHGPDVMLLRLGAVPSLVVSSARAAMAVLRTHDHVFASRVQSAMTDILYYGSTDMGFSPYGDYWRQIRKITATHLLSSKKVGSYRLARENEVQDAMARIRTAAARSTAVDLSKLLSSFTTDIVCHAVSGKSFRGGGRNELFRELVETSSKLIGGFNLEDYFPKLARLDVVRRMVCARAERINKKWDDLLDEIIDDHAKNTMLDHEINQDRETDFIDVLLSIQQEYNLTRENVKAVLVDMFIGGTDTSFIVLDCAMAELIQNPEVMTKLQAEVRSIAEGKEMVTEEDLSGMIYLKGVIKETLRLHSPVPLFLPHLSTADCDIEGYTIPSGTRVIINGWALSRDPAYWESAEEFMPERFMENVGSTMIHDFKGSNFHYLPFGTGRRVCPGMNFGMATVEIMLANLMYHFNWDLPAGTVKINMTESFGVTMGRKENLILVPALAQKQV